CTGGAAATAGAGATAAAAGAAAATAAAAGTTTTAGTACTTCTGGTTATCTATATCCATATAGATATATATATATATCAGTATATAGATGTAAAATTTTCAAAAAACATGAAAATCACACCAGAAACATACCAAAACAGGCATTTCTCATACAACACTTCAAGTGTCAAAACAAAACAAGGTAATTCCATATAACACAAAGTGTAAGAAACTAAAATAAATTTTAGTTTAAGCATTTTCAGAATATATAAATATAGAAGCATACTTTTAAACCAAAATTAGTATTTCAGTCTAATTCAATAACCAGTCTACCTGTGGGCAAAGCACAAGTTATTCCTTAGTTTTCCTAAACTACAACATATTTTAATTCCTACAACATGATCAGTCNNNNNNNNNNNNNNNNNNNNNNNNNNNNNNNNNNNNNNNNNNNNNNNNNNNNNNNNNNNNNNNNNNNNNNNNNNNNNNNNNNNNNNNNNNNNNNNNNNNNNNNNNNNNNNNNNNNNNNNNNNNNNNNNNNNNNNNNNNNNNNNNNNNNNNNNNNNNNNNNNNNNNNNNNNNNNNNNNNNNNNNNNNNNNNNNNNNNNNNNNNNNNNNNNNNNNNNNNNNNNNNNNNNNNNNNNNNNNNNNNNNNNNNNNNNNNNNNNNNNNNNNNNNNNNNNNNNNNNNNNNNNNNNNNNNNNNNNNNNNNNNNNNNNNNNNNNNNNNNNNNNNNNNNNNNNNNNNNNNNNNNNNNNNNNNNNNNNNNNNNNNNNNNNNNNNNNNNNNNNNNNNNNNNNNNNNNNNNNNNNNNNNNNNNNNNNNNNNNNNNNNNNNNNNNNNNNNNNNNNNNNNNNNNNNNNNNNNNNNNNNNNNNNNNNNNNNNNNNNNNNNNNNNNNNNNNNNNNNNNNNNNNNNNNNNNNNNNNNNNNNNNNNNNNNNNNNNNNNNNNNNNNNNNNNNNNNNNNNNNNNNNNNNNNNNNNNNNNNNNNNNNNNNNNNNNNNNNNNNNNNNNNNNNNNNNNNNNNNNNNNNNNNNNNNNNNNNNNNNNNNNNNNNNNNNNNNNNNNNNNNNNNNNNNNNNNNNNNNNNNNNNNNNNNNNNNNNNNNNNNNNNNNNNNNNNNNNNNNNNNNNNNNNNNNNNNNNNNNNNNNNNNNNNNNNNNNNNNNNNNNNNNNNNNNNNNNNNNNNNNNNNNNNNNNNNNNNNNNNNNNNNNNNNNNNNNNNNNNNNNNNNNNNNNNNNNNNNNNNNNNNNNNNNNNNNNNNNNNNNNNNNNNNNNNNNNNNNNNNNNNNNNNNNNNNNNNNNNNNNNNNNNNNNNNNNNNNNNNNNNNNNNNNNNNNNNNNNNNNNNNNNNNNNNNNNNNNNNNNNNNNNNNNNNNNNNNNNNNNNNNNNNNNNNNNNNNNNNNNNNNNNNNNNNNNNNNNNNNNNNNNNNNNNNNNNNNNNNNNNNNNNNNNNNNNNNNNNNNNNNNNNNNNNNNNNNNNNNNNNNNNNNNNNNNNNNNNNNNNNNNNNNNNNNNNNNNNNNNNNNNNNNNNNNNNNNNNNNNNNNNNNNNNNNNNNNNNNNNNNNNNNNNNNNNNNNNNNNNNNNNNNNNNNNNNNNNNNNNNNNNNNNNNNNNNNNNNNNNNNNNNNNNNNNNNNNNNNNNNNNNNNNNNNNNNNNNNNNNNNNNNNNNNNNNNNNNNNNNNNNNNNNNNNNNNNNNNNNNNNNNNNNNNNNNNNNNNNNNNNNNNNNNNNNNNNNNNNNNNNNNNNNNNNNNNNNNNNNNNNNNNNNNNNNNNNNNNNNNNNNNNNNNNNNNNNNNNNNNNNNNNNNNNNNNNNNNNNNNNNNNNNNNNNNNNNNNNNNNNNNNNNNNNNNNNNNNNNNNNNNNNNNNNNNNNNNNNNNNNNNNNNNNNNNNNNNNNNNNNNNNNNNNNNNNNNNNNNNNNNNNNNNNNNNNNNNNNNNNNNNNNNNNNNNNNNNNNNNNNNNNNNNNNNNNNNNNNNNNNNNNNNNNNNNNNNNNNNNNNNNNNNNNNNNNNNNNNNNNNNNNNNNNNNNNNNNNNNNNNNNNNNNNNNNNNNNNNNNNNNNNNNNNNNNNNNNNNNNNNNNNNNNNNCCTTGGTTGTTCATGTTCAACGCCATCAAGCTAGAGCAGAGGAAGTCTTCTGTGTAATTCTCCAGATTGCCTCTTCACAGTGAGTATGAAAACTTACAGGCGTAGAATGAGCTTACACAGGGACCCCTTTATATATTGACAAGGTCACTTAGAATCCCATCTCACAAGGCAACTCTAATAAACCAATCAATTACCTTATGTGATAACTATAACATATATTCTATGTTATCTCAAACTCCTTGTATTTATCTAATCAGATTACTAAGATAAATATCCAAGTTAAGTATTATCGATTAACCTCATTTACTTATTTCACGAGATGTTTATATATGTTGGACTCTCATGTGTTACTCTTGAGTCCACATTAGATATAACTCTAACACGTATTTCATCAGTGTTTGATACCATATATACCTAGCATGTTGGCTGGATTGTAATTCTTCATTTATTTCATCTATGGCTACCAGTACGTATTCTGTTATGCTCCGAGTATAATTACTGGTCACCTTTGATTTACTAGCTTCTAAATTCTATATATACATTATTTTCTTTTTCATATATCTGGAAACTTCTACATTTTCAGTATCAAAAGACTGAATATATATATAATCTAACAAGACTAACATACAAAATATCGAATCGACAGTATATTCACAGTTTCACCAACTATATATAATTAAAGAACAACGAAAAAGCATAGTTCACATAACCTATTCTTGTCCTATCGATCTCATGGGACAAAGACTTAGGAAACTTAAGGGGGAGGTACATACTTGTGAGCAAATTAGATTACTTGAAAAAAACATGCACATGCATCCCGGCCATGCCAGTTTTAAAACACCGTACGTAGTTCTGCTCCCAGAAGAAAGAAGCTAGGTTTGTCTGAATCACAAAATTAACCTAATTCTAGGAACTATCATTTCACACTGTATCAAAATAGAGTATGAGATTAATTTAATGAGCCAAACAAGGCAAGAACTAACGTTAAACCAAGGAACATAACCAAAGTATGAAATGTCTCATCCTTCAATTCATTGGATTGAACAACAAACAAAAGTAATAATAAAAGGTTTCTGGTGTAGAATGAAAGAAAACATGTAGGTGGGTGTGTATTAAATAGGCTTGATAAATTTGGGTTTTTAGTTCTAATTTTCTCTATATAATTACTAGATGAACGTTGGTTCTAAGAGATCAATATGCCAAGTTTAGAATATTGTATCCAACTTTGCAGCTAATATCTATTTCTCCTCAGGTATGAGATGGCCATCTTAACTAAAAACAAGACTCGAGGCATGTATATTAATGTATGACCACATTTGATGCAAGGTATATGTAGTGATTCTGTGTCAAACTTCAATTCGTAGATCAAGTCCCACACCGAGAGCCACATAAGCTCGCTCGGCTGCCCTTTATAGAAAGGGTTTCCGTCTCGGATAAGGAAACCCACAGCAGCAGCATTTTGTTTTTAATATATAGGCAGCAGCAGCATTTAATACAACAAGATCTGTTTTCATTACTTCAACACCGTAGTTTACTAATTTTCTCTCCGCGAAACCCTAATGGTCTCAAAACCCTGTTGCAGGTGAAAAAGCACAAATCCGATGACCACACAGATATCTCGTCGCTTTGTTTGCACGGTGAAACAGAAGACGCATCCTTAGTGCCCCAACATGAAGAGAATGGCTTGCTTGTCATCAAGAGCTTGCTTCCCATCAAATTAGGGTTCGAACAGAAGACTGTAATCCACTCACTGGATGATAATCGCCTCTATTCTCATGGACCAGCTACGCTCTTAGCTACGAGATCTATGTCGGTCTTCTCCTCTAGTATCAAGCTATTGGCCGAGAGGCATTACTATAAAACTATTATTGCTGGGCATCTTTCCGGCATGGGTGTCCCGGAAAGTGAATGGTCATATATTTTCCGACGAATTTTCCGGGTAGTGGATGTGGCCGTCCCCAATGTCGTTATTGATGTGACCATATCGGACGTGACGACAATCACATATGACAACTATGCTAGGACAGCTGAAGATATGGTTGTAAGTGAATCCCTGGAAAGATATAGGGCCAAGCTTATTCCTGCAACTAAATCATCAATTGAAGGTTTGGAGAAAGTGCGAGTTGATAATCTTGAAGGAGAAGAAGTAGAACAACAATGTAGCAGACCCAAGAAAAGAAGTAGGCAGTCTTGTGTTATATGTCTGGATCCCCTTGATGCTGCTAGGACTACAGAAGAACAAGATTCTTGTGCTGAGCAAGAAGTTACAATTAATCGCTTGCCCTGCTCGCATCTTTATCATGGAGAATGCATTGTCATGTGGCTTAAGATCAACCACATGTGTCCTATGTGCCGATACCCAATGCCAACTGTGGAAGAGGCCAAACCCTTGCAATCAATAACCTAATTGCTAGCTGCTCTAAAGATTATAGAGAATTAACAGAAAGATTGATGTAGTGGTGCTGTAATAGAACTTGTCCCATTACTTGCATCATCCCATCCTAGTCGACAGATCAAGCAGAATAAGAAAGTTGAAAATACCAACATTACTGTACCAATCAAGTGTCAAAAAAACGAACATTACAGTAGATATCCTAGGTGATATATGGCATGGCCGCATGGACCACATAGTTTTGTGCTGCCTTAACTTCAAAAAAGAACGAACATCTGGCCTTGAATCAAAAGCTTAAAGCTCAAATAAAAAAACTTCGGATTTGAAGCAAGGATGCAGCTGATGAGGTTCCAAGCGAGGTGAATGTAGTGCTGACTGCTGGCCTGCTGGGTATCTGATATTTCAGATCTTCTGCCCAAGATGTGACGGGGTTTGTCTGCTTTGCCTGACTATAAAGGGGGCCGATGAAACTTGCATTAGTAAACTGTGTTATCGAGCTCGGAACAGCCGATGCCATTGAAAGCCGTGGAAACGCCAAACACTAAGAGCCAGCCGTAACTCTCATGAGTTTCTAGTTCACCACCAAATATTCAAAGAAGTTCAACCCAAATAATATCAAAGTTAGTACGTATATATGTATAGTTATATACTGCCCTCTATCTTGCTTAGTAATCAAGCGACCGTACCTTTTCTTATGTATGTTTACAACTTTTTCTTTTTCTATCCATCATCGACTTACAGTTCTGATTCTCAAAGGTAAAGATAAGTAGGCTGCTAATAACATAAATGCATAAGCTAAATCATCTGTCTGTTCTGCTAATGTGGTTTAGAAAATACGGTCCCTCTGCATCTAAGCTAATTAAAGGGCACTTTGGGTTTTGTCCTTTGTGTATTGTACAGGGTTCTGGAAGGAAGGTGATAGTTCTGGAAGCTGTTATCGAAGAAAATGTGATCATAGACGAGTGAACTGATGTGAGATTGATTCTAGACATGGTGATGATGCTGACCGGCAAAGAGAGGACCTTGAAGGAATAGGGATATGTTCTCCGGGGAAGCTGGCTTTAGTCGACACACAGTCACACCTATTAATGCTGTCTAATCTGTTATTAAGGTTTTTCCATAATTTTTGAAAACTTGTGGGATTTGATATTCTGAATGTTTATTATATTGTTCAAGTTATACTAGCTAGCTTGCTGGTTTCTCTGAATATCTTTGTAGTTGTGTGGACAATAATACAACATTTGTGCTGATCTCTTTCAATCCTAATTCTCTGATGGGAAGTGAATTGTTAAGCTGAGGTATACACTTTGATGTTTTCTGCTGGTAGTGTTTGTTTTCAAAAGATGCAAAACTTAGGCCTTGATTTATAAACTTAGTGTACTATTCTTTCGCCTTTTACTAAAGAATACCGTGTGCGCGGCGCTTCAAGTGGCTTACGCCAATTTTTGGCATGGCGCGCTTCTGTGGACGGCCCTCAGACTCAAGTCATTAATTACTTAATTTTCAACTACATTTCAAACAGTCCTTGAAGCACATCAGCACACAATTTCTGTATCAAGTTATAGCACATCGACTGGCCAATTCCAGGTATAGTTGATTACTACAAAGTTGATTTAACCCTTTTCTGCATTTTGTATAGTGTAGTATATTATTGTTGTATAGCCCAGTCAGTCATTTGTTCTTCTCATGTATAACCGCAACCTAACATGTTCTCTGATTTTCGGTCCTTGTAGTCGTACCATGATTGGACTGTCAGCTCAAGATTTAAAGTTGGTTGGCTATGTTTTTTTTTTTTCCTGCGGATAGGTAGCTAATCAAGTTCATGGTTGGAGACAGTCCACAAAGAAATTGTCTCCCACAAAGAAAGCAGAGAGTCAGAGACTGAGATTAAAACAATCTTTGCACTTGGGTCTGTATCAACTTAAGACTAGAAACGATGATTTCAAATAAGCTACTGCTTCTTGTATTTCTTTACAATTATATGAATAAAACTCACCTTCTAGAAGTTTTCAATATCAATCAGTAGTACAATTGAAAACTTTTGAATTTTCAGCTTTCTAAGGTAAAGTGTGGTGAGCATTCACTTTTCAGATGACCTGTGCTTCAATGTTCGGTAACTGATGGTTGTCACTGGTCATTTGACCTATTTATCTACTCAAATATAGCATGCTGCTGCTGGAGGATTTTGGTAATTTCTTTGTTTGTTCAGGTCCAAGTATTTTCTGTATCAGGTGGAAAACCAACTTTCATTGCTTTTGTTTTTGTATGTTGGTCGGTTTTCAAGAGTGATGAACATTTGAATATTCGAATGTTATCATGTTCACATCCTTCAGGTTCTTCAATTTTAGAATACTCTGCAGCTTAGTTTTTCAATTTTCTATCTAATAAGCAAGAGAAAAATCTCTTTCACCTAGCATTTAATCACGCTATTATGACACTATATTTGGGATAATTGTAGACTTGATTTGAAATTTTGTTTCGTTTGACCTATTCTGTCTACATATATTTTGTTTAGATGGTAATGCAGTTCTGTGCTTCTAAGGATATCAAGTTTAGATATGTAAGGGCATTGCTGCATATGTCATCGTCCTCAAATTAGATGGTTTNNNNNNNNNNNNNNNNNNNNNNNNNNNNNNNNNNNNNNNNNNNNNNNNNNNNNNNNNNNNNNNNNNNNNNNNNNNNNNNNNNNNNNNNNNNNNNNNNNNNNAAAAAAAAAAAACAAACCCAAATGAATTGTGAAGAAGAATTGGGGTTATGAGAGAAGACGTGCTTTCGACTATTTTAGGGTAGAAGACGTTTAAAAGAATACTTATAGCGTGATTTTTTTTTTTAATAATAGATGTATGTTTTGATCATTTAGCTTACCTATAAAATCTCAATAGAAACATAAAATAATATGGGTGTGTATTAAGAGATTAGGGGTGTGTATTTAAAATTTCAAAAAAAGAATAGAGAAAAAATAAAATAAAAGATTAAATTTTGGAACGGACTGGGCCAGAGCCTAGTAAAATTCTGTCAAGCAAACCATTCAGATCAACTAACGGTGAGTATTGAAGCAGCTGTACACTTTCCGGGCGAAGCTATTTGGCGGCAAAACCCTCCTCCGGTAAACCCTCCACCCTGCCAAACGAAAAAATAAAAAAAGAAGTTCCCGGCTCCGAAAGACTTACAAGCAGACAGAAATTATGGCCTGGTTTCAGACAATTCCAGAGTCTGATCAGAGCATCTCTGGTAATCCCCATTTCGATTATCCTATTACTTATATATAGGAATCACTGGGTATCTGTGTTTGTTACTTTTTTTTCATAACCTTCTGCAGATGAGGAAGAACCGGACCGAAATCGTGAAAACAAATGCCACGCGCTCGGTGTAACCACACAGAAAAAGGTACTTTCCTCTCCAATTTTATGTAAGGTCAAATTTCTTCATGTATCATTGTGTGTATGTACCTAGTTTTCATAGATTGTGTTTTCTTTTCGATTACGCATTTATAGATTTCTGTTAATTAACAGGAATTATTTCAAATTTCATCACGGCTAGAAATGCTCAAAGGTAATTTGATTTTGCAAATGGCTGCTACCTTTGTCTTTGCTGGATTTGGATCTTTATAATAGCGGTGTTGTTTGTTTTTAAAACAGGTGCGGGTGCGGATGTGAATACAAATGTGAAGGCCTGCAATTTGGAAGATGAAGTTAGCTCTGATGACGAGGTAGGCATTTTGATTGAGAATTTGGAGAGAAATGTTATTTTTTGTGCTGTGTATTTTGGCCTAACTTTTCGGCAGTGATGTGCTTGCAATGTGTTTGTGAAAAGGCGAACAATGTGGTGTCAAATGTTTCTGTTAATGGTGGTGCTAAAGAGTTACGAAAAGTGGATGTTCATAGCTTTTGGGGCGGTAAACAAGATGAATTATACTCATGGTCAGCTGCGAATAAAGAGGCTGAGGCACTCATCCGTCTGAATGAGAGAACTTCTTGCTCTTCGTCACTTTCTGGCTACTCCAACGTGAAAAAATCGTCCAAAGGTTAGTCTACTGAGTTCGAAATTTTATCACTGATGTTTTGTGTTCATTGTCACAATGTTTAGCGTCTTGTAGAACCTGACAGTTAACTGTTGTAGGAGCCAAAGGCAAAGGAAAACCAAAATTTTCGTTCCGTTTTCCGGCACACAAGGAAGGAACCTCATCCCTTTCTATATATAAGAATGACAGTGATGTGTCACTCAAGGTTCAAGAACTGCCTGAAAGGTTGGATGCAATTGAGTCTAGAAATGAAGATCATTCAGATGTGGAACTTATTGAGGATATTCTGGGGGAAGAGGAAGCCGAGATTGTGCTTAGAAATGAAGAACATTCAAATGTTGAATTTCATGAGGATATTTCTGTGGATGAGGAAGGTGCGTTAGACATTGTGCCTATTGACGCCAAGGCTATTGGGCATGGATGTATGGGGCAATCAATGGCTGAGCTTCTAGATGGCCTTCAAGATAAGACAACTATTCTGAGAGGACATTCTAGAAAGGTTTTTATCTTCTTCTATTCTTTTGCTTTGTTTCTCCTGTTACATTTCTCTTTCCCCATTTGATCCAGTGTTTGCTTCAGTATGCTAGAAAACGACGTAAAAGGGAGCAGCCTGTTGTAAAGTGTCTATCTCCTCTGAGAGATGGAACTATTGACAGTGAAAGCTCTCCCGAGCACTTGGGTCATGGATTGTCTAGTGATATCAAGGTAATTCTTGGCTGTTACTGCTTTACAATCACTTTATGTTCAAATCGCTACTGTATCTAATGCATGTTCTTTATCAGATTGATGATCAAAGTTTGGAGCTTGCTATTCCAGAGATGAAGAGGCAGACATTGGTAGATCGATTTCAGGAAGCTATCAATGACCGAGTCATTGTTGCAGTGCCCAAAACTTTGAAGTAAACAGTGTGTTCCTCTTACAAGTTTTCAGTTGATCCTAGTCAAATGTGAATTTCCACTGATTAGTGAATGCGCTGATTGCAGGAACGGATTATTTGGGAAACTGCAGCATGTGGTACAGAGTGAGAGAGATAGCGAT
The window above is part of the Fragaria vesca subsp. vesca linkage group LG2, FraVesHawaii_1.0, whole genome shotgun sequence genome. Proteins encoded here:
- the LOC101308154 gene encoding RING finger protein 44-like, producing MSVFSSSIKLLAERHYYKTIIAGHLSGMGVPESEWSYIFRRIFRVVDVAVPNVVIDVTISDVTTITYDNYARTAEDMVVSESLERYRAKLIPATKSSIEGLEKVRVDNLEGEEVEQQCSRPKKRSRQSCVICLDPLDAARTTEEQDSCAEQEVTINRLPCSHLYHGECIVMWLKINHMCPMCRYPMPTVEEAKPLQSIT
- the LOC101298274 gene encoding uncharacterized protein LOC101298274, with the protein product MAWFQTIPESDQSISDEEEPDRNRENKCHALGVTTQKKELFQISSRLEMLKGAGADVNTNVKACNLEDEVSSDDEANNVVSNVSVNGGAKELRKVDVHSFWGGKQDELYSWSAANKEAEALIRLNERTSCSSSLSGYSNVKKSSKGAKGKGKPKFSFRFPAHKEGTSSLSIYKNDSDVSLKVQELPERLDAIESRNEDHSDVELIEDILGEEEAEIVLRNEEHSNVEFHEDISVDEEGALDIVPIDAKAIGHGCMGQSMAELLDGLQDKTTILRGHSRKYARKRRKREQPVVKCLSPLRDGTIDSESSPEHLGHGLSSDIKIDDQSLELAIPEMKRQTLVDRFQEAINDRVIVAVPKTLKNGLFGKLQHVVQSERDSDMEFLKKIQEGASETNEPNCMDVKILSKYLDAKLTVCHCSFGKNSKNLPCPDISEEMVDEGPEKSIIFNPRVCNDIDLDIGKWIRIHPPWKEICVATGQNIILSTYFSEIVM